From a single Stackebrandtia endophytica genomic region:
- a CDS encoding class I SAM-dependent methyltransferase produces the protein MSVIASTTRLNSNLRHDYSDQAGRYDQTRGASPSLVKPLLEHLAAAPGRTLWDVGGGTGNYAEAMKAAGWSATVVDVSPDMRSQAAAKGLDVLAGDACALPGADDSVDAVMMVSMLHQVEDWRQALREAARVLRPGGVLAVVGLTAEHLTDVTWAFDLFPSMRDFAASRRPSAEDLMSVLPGCEIHPLWFHDLSDASIAALCAVPESMLDERLRRQTSFFERMERDNPAELAAGLGRLRALLDQGRSPLDDRRTARERWGDVSLLTWRATAGALA, from the coding sequence ATGTCGGTCATCGCGAGCACCACCAGGCTCAACTCCAATCTGCGACACGATTACAGCGACCAGGCCGGACGCTACGACCAGACTCGGGGAGCCAGCCCGTCACTGGTGAAACCGTTGCTGGAACACCTCGCCGCCGCGCCGGGCCGCACCCTGTGGGACGTCGGCGGCGGCACCGGGAACTACGCCGAGGCCATGAAGGCGGCCGGATGGTCGGCCACCGTCGTGGATGTCAGCCCCGACATGCGGTCACAGGCCGCGGCCAAGGGCCTGGACGTGCTGGCCGGGGACGCCTGCGCGCTTCCGGGCGCCGACGACAGCGTCGACGCGGTGATGATGGTGTCGATGCTGCATCAGGTGGAGGACTGGCGGCAGGCGCTGCGGGAGGCGGCCCGGGTGCTGCGACCAGGCGGCGTTCTGGCCGTCGTCGGCTTGACCGCCGAGCATCTCACCGACGTGACGTGGGCATTCGACCTGTTTCCGAGTATGCGTGACTTCGCCGCCTCCCGGCGTCCGAGCGCGGAGGATCTGATGTCGGTCCTACCCGGCTGTGAAATTCATCCACTGTGGTTCCATGATTTGAGCGACGCGTCCATCGCGGCCCTGTGCGCGGTTCCGGAATCGATGTTGGACGAGCGACTTCGCCGACAGACCAGCTTCTTTGAACGAATGGAACGTGACAACCCCGCCGAGCTCGCCGCCGGCCTCGGTCGGCTACGAGCCCTGCTCGACCAGGGCCGCTCACCGCTGGATGATCGTCGGACCGCCCGCGAACGCTGGGGTGACGTGAGTCTGCTCACCTGGCGTGCCACCGCCGGCGCGCTGGCCTGA
- a CDS encoding MerR family transcriptional regulator, which translates to MTYNGLEIGEVAKATGLTVRTLHHYDRLGLLVPHRRSDNGHRVYSAADIERIYRIQALRRLGFKLKEMPALLDRDYDRPLAEVVDAQLRQVRAEIEEGRLLARRLESLHEVLLRDETRNVPI; encoded by the coding sequence ATGACATATAACGGATTGGAAATCGGGGAAGTCGCCAAGGCCACCGGCCTCACCGTCAGGACACTGCATCACTACGACCGGCTCGGGTTGTTGGTCCCGCACCGGCGATCCGACAACGGACACCGGGTCTACTCCGCCGCCGACATCGAACGGATCTACCGGATTCAGGCGCTGCGACGCCTCGGGTTCAAACTCAAGGAGATGCCCGCCCTGCTCGACCGGGACTACGATCGGCCGCTCGCCGAGGTCGTGGACGCACAGTTGCGTCAGGTGCGCGCCGAGATCGAGGAGGGCCGCCTACTGGCGCGGCGCTTGGAGTCGCTGCACGAGGTCCTGCTGCGGGACGAGACCCGCAACGTGCCGATCTGA
- a CDS encoding MFS transporter, with the protein MNRISLTPYREVLATPGVKMLLLGGLLARVPYAAMGLSLTLYIRFGLDLGYFEAGVAGALFVIGSAIGSTMHGRIADRYGIRLVLALATVSMGAFWLSVGTMSYPVLLAVALPAGVLNLPVFVVVRQPLAALIPERNRRTAYALDSTLVEITFMIGPAAATSMAAMVAPTVIPLAIGIWAPLAGAFLWWLNPRTRAPGEESSPHDRPTRRSWMTGPMLAMFLVGVGATVALGGTDMAVISLLEYSGQLQYAWIVLAVWAFYSMVGGFLLGASRRELSPVWLVAILGATTVPLGLTGQWWLLALALIPSGLVCAPTIATSVDKVSRLAPAAARGEAMGMHGSAVTLGIAVGGPLTGWVVDNIGVQWGFAAAGAGAVLAAVAAGALTRVSAHPRDRLSASA; encoded by the coding sequence ATGAATCGGATCTCGCTGACCCCCTATCGGGAGGTCCTGGCCACCCCCGGCGTCAAGATGTTGCTGCTGGGTGGACTTCTGGCTCGAGTTCCGTATGCGGCGATGGGATTGTCGCTGACCCTGTACATCCGGTTCGGATTGGACCTCGGGTACTTCGAGGCCGGTGTCGCGGGCGCCCTGTTCGTCATCGGATCGGCGATCGGCTCGACCATGCACGGTCGGATCGCCGACCGATACGGCATCCGGTTGGTCCTCGCGCTGGCCACCGTATCGATGGGCGCCTTCTGGCTGAGCGTGGGCACGATGTCCTACCCAGTCCTGTTGGCGGTCGCGCTTCCGGCCGGCGTGTTGAATCTTCCGGTGTTCGTGGTCGTCCGTCAGCCGCTGGCGGCGTTGATCCCCGAACGGAATCGTCGGACCGCCTACGCACTGGACTCCACGTTGGTGGAGATCACGTTCATGATCGGCCCGGCGGCGGCGACCTCGATGGCCGCGATGGTGGCACCCACCGTCATTCCACTGGCGATCGGCATCTGGGCCCCACTGGCGGGCGCCTTCCTGTGGTGGTTGAACCCCCGCACCCGCGCACCCGGCGAGGAGTCGTCCCCCCACGACCGGCCCACCCGGCGCAGCTGGATGACCGGACCGATGCTGGCGATGTTCCTGGTCGGGGTCGGCGCGACGGTGGCGTTGGGCGGAACCGACATGGCCGTGATCTCGCTGTTGGAGTACAGCGGCCAACTGCAGTACGCCTGGATCGTTCTGGCGGTATGGGCGTTCTACTCCATGGTGGGTGGATTCCTGCTGGGCGCCTCACGTCGGGAGTTGTCTCCGGTGTGGCTGGTCGCGATACTGGGCGCCACCACGGTTCCGTTGGGGTTGACCGGCCAGTGGTGGTTGCTGGCCTTGGCGTTGATCCCGTCGGGTCTGGTGTGCGCGCCCACCATCGCCACCAGCGTGGACAAGGTGTCCCGCCTGGCGCCGGCCGCCGCGCGAGGCGAGGCGATGGGAATGCACGGTTCGGCGGTCACACTGGGCATCGCGGTGGGGGGACCGTTGACCGGTTGGGTGGTCGACAACATCGGTGTGCAATGGGGATTCGCGGCGGCCGGCGCCGGCGCCGTACTGGCCGCGGTGGCGGCCGGAGCATTGACCCGGGTGTCCGCGCACCCTCGAGACCGACTGTCCGCATCGGCGTAG